Proteins encoded within one genomic window of Aerococcus viridans:
- the istB gene encoding IS21-like element helper ATPase IstB, producing MSSNYQKLLNNLEALNLKHMREYVPNYIEIANRDELSVTEALLELTNQELDFQTNQTVERVIQRAHFPKRTSLEEFDFNFQPSVNKKEILDLKHMAFMEKKENLVFIGNPGVGKTHLVIALGIEACHQGYRTLFISCHELLLRLRSAFEKGTVDRVLKRYAKYDLLIIDEIGYLPIQKVEANLFFQLLTMRYEKKSTMITTNIILSRWGELFQNSEIAAAILDRLVHHVKVFKITGKSYRMKGKI from the coding sequence ATGAGCAGTAACTATCAAAAACTATTAAATAATCTAGAGGCCTTGAATTTAAAACATATGAGAGAATATGTGCCAAACTATATTGAAATTGCCAATCGAGATGAGCTTTCTGTAACAGAAGCTCTTCTAGAATTAACTAATCAAGAATTAGACTTTCAAACGAATCAGACTGTGGAACGTGTCATCCAGCGCGCACACTTTCCCAAACGGACATCACTTGAAGAATTTGATTTCAACTTTCAACCAAGCGTTAACAAAAAAGAGATTCTAGACTTGAAACATATGGCTTTTATGGAAAAAAAAGAAAACTTAGTTTTCATTGGAAACCCTGGTGTAGGGAAAACACACCTTGTCATTGCATTAGGCATTGAAGCATGTCATCAAGGCTACCGTACGCTGTTTATCAGTTGTCATGAATTACTTTTACGTCTTCGTTCTGCCTTTGAAAAAGGGACCGTCGATCGTGTTCTGAAACGATATGCCAAATATGATCTTTTGATCATTGATGAAATAGGTTATTTACCAATTCAAAAAGTTGAAGCTAACCTCTTCTTTCAACTATTAACGATGCGTTACGAAAAAAAATCAACAATGATTACGACAAATATTATCTTATCTCGATGGGGGGAGCTATTTCAGAATTCTGAAATAGCCGCCGCCATTCTTGATCGTCTGGTTCACCATGTTAAAGTCTTCAAGATTACTGGAAAATCATATCGTATGAAAGGGAAAATATAA
- a CDS encoding IS3 family transposase has protein sequence MNLQFYTVLDNFESFEDLESAINTYINFYNSKRVTLSMGLRIPL, from the coding sequence ATAAACCTACAATTTTATACTGTCCTTGACAATTTTGAATCTTTTGAAGATTTAGAGAGCGCCATTAATACTTACATTAACTTTTATAACTCGAAACGCGTTACTTTATCAATGGGATTACGGATTCCATTATAA
- a CDS encoding CpsD/CapB family tyrosine-protein kinase gives MFNFKSKKKQQKLENEQKLGSPLVTYFEPMSAIAEQYKTIRTNIEFAQIGSSVKSIAVTSSISMEGKSTTTVNLAYTYAQTGKKVLIVDTDLRKPTLHKTFKLNNNVGLTTALVNEEYSLESVIQYSEDFDLYILPSGPIPPNPAELVGSQEFSVLLDQITELFDLVIFDTPPLHSVTDGQIISGKVDGTILVVRQNYVRRDQVVEAKVSLDNVKANLIGYILNDVPINKNKGYGYYEYYNV, from the coding sequence ATGTTTAATTTTAAAAGTAAGAAAAAGCAACAAAAACTAGAAAATGAACAAAAATTAGGATCACCTTTAGTAACATACTTTGAACCTATGTCAGCAATAGCGGAACAGTATAAAACAATTCGGACTAATATTGAGTTTGCACAAATTGGCAGTTCAGTTAAGAGCATTGCAGTTACCTCTTCTATATCTATGGAAGGAAAGTCAACAACCACTGTTAACTTGGCTTATACATACGCTCAAACTGGGAAAAAAGTATTAATTGTAGATACTGACCTGCGAAAACCTACTCTACATAAGACCTTCAAATTAAATAATAATGTAGGACTAACAACAGCCCTTGTAAATGAGGAATATTCTTTAGAAAGTGTAATTCAATATTCTGAAGATTTTGACTTGTATATCTTACCTTCTGGGCCTATACCGCCCAATCCAGCTGAGTTAGTGGGATCTCAAGAATTTTCAGTGTTGCTAGACCAAATTACGGAATTATTTGATTTAGTGATTTTTGATACCCCGCCTTTACATTCAGTTACAGACGGTCAGATAATTTCAGGTAAAGTAGATGGTACCATTTTAGTTGTACGTCAAAATTATGTTCGAAGAGATCAAGTGGTTGAAGCTAAGGTTTCGCTAGATAATGTTAAAGCCAATCTTATTGGTTATATCTTAAATGATGTTCCTATTAATAAAAATAAGGGATATGGGTATTACGAATATTATAATGTTTGA
- a CDS encoding LPS chain length-determining protein, with product MEKEYELYDLWLLFKKYFIRILNMTIIGATLAAIVVMFFVEPQYSSQAQLIVNQRSSQDTSIQYNEIQTNVTLVSTYRDIILGDGVLTEVNNSLDGKFTVPQLRNALRVEQSTDSQAFNISATMDTPGDAQNIVNSVITEFEKTLISIYGDDVSNLYVVSSATFNPSPVSPNVVRVTIIGGLLGAMIMVAIALVIEVLDSRVKSSDDLIDLQMVKLGGIFELSEDQKEHSRVQSTVATKSRERRV from the coding sequence ATGGAAAAAGAATATGAACTTTATGATTTATGGCTATTGTTTAAAAAATACTTTATTAGAATTTTGAATATGACGATTATTGGTGCAACTTTAGCAGCGATAGTAGTCATGTTTTTCGTAGAGCCACAATACTCATCTCAAGCGCAGTTGATTGTTAATCAACGTAGTAGTCAGGATACTTCAATTCAATATAACGAAATACAAACTAACGTAACTTTAGTCAGTACCTACAGAGATATTATCTTAGGAGATGGTGTGCTAACGGAAGTGAACAATAGTTTGGATGGAAAATTTACAGTTCCTCAACTACGGAATGCTTTAAGGGTTGAACAATCTACTGATTCTCAGGCTTTTAACATTTCTGCAACGATGGATACACCAGGAGATGCGCAGAATATTGTAAATAGTGTCATTACAGAATTTGAAAAGACATTGATCAGTATTTATGGTGATGATGTCTCAAATTTATATGTAGTTTCGTCAGCTACGTTCAATCCATCTCCAGTGTCACCTAATGTAGTACGAGTAACCATAATTGGTGGCCTCCTTGGCGCAATGATTATGGTAGCTATCGCACTTGTTATTGAAGTATTAGATAGCAGAGTGAAATCTAGTGATGACCTTATAGATTTACAAATGGTTAAACTAGGAGGAATTTTTGAACTAAGTGAGGATCAGAAAGAGCATAGTCGAGTACAAAGTACTGTCGCTACTAAAAGTCGAGAAAGAAGGGTGTAA
- a CDS encoding Coenzyme F420 hydrogenase/dehydrogenase, beta subunit C-terminal domain translates to MDTENFLINKKYSEASGSMAVVDENIVMEFNSYGLYEEKILDPSKKLSATAEFVSPNFNTEFNESIVSSELYKKQKGIHFDERIGFYNSLLIGHVNEGDFRELASSGGMGTWIFKELFDNNLIDYVIHVKRNVSSQNKILFKYDISYNLEEIKAGAKTKYYPVEFSEVIKQVKEIPGRYAIVGIPSFIYAIRLLAKQDKTIADRIKYTVGLICGHQKSSKFAESMAWQVGIKPGNLIDIDFRYKLLDKPANRYGIKMTGLINGKESTIIKANSELYGQNWGWGLFKPVASNFTDDVFNETADIVLGDAWLPEYTTDSKGTNIVIVRNDKIRTLIETAMSEGRLIMDRVDKEKIFESQLSHYRHTHDELAYRLFEADRAGEWRPKKRVKPNQNLSQFRKQVQDLRKNISNSSHVEYSKAVEKNNYKYFVDQLSKYTNKYTAIYIKKSRKKMLKDLGFIGVIRKVFKKLKRI, encoded by the coding sequence ATGGATACCGAAAATTTTCTAATAAATAAAAAATATAGTGAAGCAAGTGGCTCTATGGCTGTTGTGGATGAAAATATAGTTATGGAATTTAATAGTTATGGTTTATATGAAGAAAAAATTTTAGATCCCTCAAAAAAGTTATCAGCAACTGCAGAATTTGTATCACCAAATTTTAACACAGAGTTTAATGAATCTATTGTCTCTTCTGAATTATATAAGAAACAAAAAGGAATACATTTTGATGAGCGCATCGGTTTTTATAATTCATTACTTATCGGCCATGTTAATGAAGGAGACTTTCGTGAATTAGCTAGTTCTGGTGGAATGGGAACATGGATTTTCAAAGAATTATTCGATAATAATTTGATTGATTACGTTATTCATGTAAAACGAAATGTGAGTTCTCAAAATAAAATTCTGTTTAAATATGATATTTCTTATAATTTAGAGGAGATTAAAGCTGGCGCTAAAACCAAATACTATCCTGTAGAATTTTCTGAAGTTATAAAACAGGTCAAAGAAATACCTGGCAGATATGCAATAGTTGGTATTCCAAGTTTTATTTATGCTATACGTTTGCTTGCTAAACAAGATAAAACTATAGCTGATAGAATAAAATATACTGTAGGGTTAATTTGTGGGCACCAGAAAAGTTCAAAATTTGCTGAATCAATGGCATGGCAAGTTGGAATAAAGCCCGGAAATTTAATTGATATTGATTTTCGATATAAGTTATTAGATAAGCCCGCTAATAGGTATGGTATAAAGATGACTGGACTTATTAATGGTAAAGAATCCACAATAATTAAGGCAAATAGTGAATTGTATGGACAGAATTGGGGGTGGGGATTATTTAAGCCTGTGGCCTCGAATTTTACAGATGACGTATTTAATGAAACTGCTGATATAGTTCTTGGCGATGCTTGGTTACCCGAATATACTACTGATAGTAAAGGAACAAATATCGTAATAGTAAGAAACGATAAGATTAGAACATTAATAGAAACAGCAATGTCTGAAGGCAGACTAATTATGGACAGAGTGGATAAAGAAAAAATTTTTGAGTCTCAATTATCACATTATCGTCATACACACGATGAATTAGCCTATAGATTATTTGAGGCAGATAGAGCGGGAGAATGGAGACCAAAAAAACGTGTCAAACCAAATCAAAATCTATCTCAGTTCAGAAAGCAAGTTCAAGATTTACGAAAAAATATTTCAAATTCTAGTCACGTAGAATATTCTAAAGCAGTAGAAAAAAATAATTATAAATATTTTGTAGATCAATTATCTAAGTATACAAATAAATACACTGCCATATATATAAAAAAAAGTAGAAAAAAGATGTTAAAAGACCTTGGATTTATAGGAGTTATTCGCAAAGTATTTAAAAAATTAAAACGTATATAA
- a CDS encoding NAD-dependent epimerase/dehydratase family protein, producing the protein MTKDKEESKGSSHSNLLRGETMKRVLITGKNSYIGTSLENWFMREPDKYIVDTVDMKDGSWKEKDFSLYDVVFHVAGIAHVSSDPKMEDLYYKVNRDLTIETAEKAKAEGVKQFIFMSSIIVYGDSSGSKRVIDRNTVPTPSNFYGNSKLQAEEGIKDLESDDFKIVVLRPPMIYGKGSKGNYPRLANMSKKIPVFPDIDNERSMLHIDNLCEFIKVMVDHEEAGLYFPQNKEYVKTSELVRLIGEIHGKKIMMTKMFNPVLRLMFGIGIVNKIFGNLVYEKSMSDYDKTNYRIRTFRESIELTELESGR; encoded by the coding sequence ATGACTAAAGATAAAGAAGAAAGTAAAGGTTCGAGTCATTCCAATTTATTAAGAGGTGAAACGATGAAGCGAGTTCTAATCACTGGAAAGAACAGTTATATAGGTACATCTCTTGAGAATTGGTTCATGAGAGAACCTGATAAATATATAGTAGATACGGTTGATATGAAAGACGGCTCATGGAAAGAGAAGGACTTCAGTTTATATGATGTCGTGTTTCATGTGGCTGGGATTGCTCATGTGTCATCTGATCCAAAGATGGAAGACCTCTACTATAAAGTTAATAGAGACCTTACGATCGAAACTGCTGAGAAGGCCAAGGCAGAAGGTGTAAAGCAGTTCATTTTTATGAGCAGTATTATTGTCTATGGGGATAGCAGCGGTAGTAAGAGAGTCATTGATAGAAATACAGTTCCGACACCGAGTAACTTTTATGGAAATAGTAAGCTCCAGGCAGAGGAAGGTATCAAAGATTTAGAATCAGATGATTTTAAGATAGTTGTGCTAAGACCACCTATGATTTATGGGAAAGGCTCCAAAGGTAACTATCCAAGGCTTGCTAACATGTCCAAGAAGATACCTGTATTTCCTGACATCGATAATGAGCGCAGTATGCTTCATATAGATAATCTTTGTGAGTTCATTAAGGTCATGGTTGACCATGAAGAGGCGGGATTGTACTTCCCACAGAACAAAGAATATGTGAAGACCAGTGAGTTGGTTAGATTGATTGGTGAAATTCATGGGAAGAAGATCATGATGACTAAGATGTTTAATCCTGTATTGAGGTTGATGTTTGGAATCGGAATTGTGAATAAGATATTTGGTAATTTGGTTTATGAGAAGTCCATGAGTGACTATGATAAGACAAATTACCGAATAAGAACATTTAGAGAATCTATAGAGTTGACGGAATTGGAGAGTGGAAGGTGA
- a CDS encoding helix-turn-helix domain-containing protein, translating to MNRKIYSADVLEKYILMFIKDGINYPTLVKEYGLSIHNTIFYQYVNKYRKYGLEALKPRKLNNIYSEEFKQKVVNADLNDEGSLRYLTLRFNVPAVSTVSYWIMKYTEGKSSKSYSTKPEVYTMKMRKTTTSERIEIVKDCLSNNLSYVQTAKKYQVSYNNVYSWVQKYKKTWK from the coding sequence ATGAATAGAAAAATATATTCTGCAGATGTGTTAGAAAAATATATTCTGATGTTCATCAAAGATGGTATAAATTATCCAACTTTGGTAAAAGAGTATGGGTTATCGATACATAATACAATATTCTATCAATATGTTAATAAATATCGAAAGTATGGTTTAGAGGCCTTGAAACCTAGAAAATTAAATAATATATATTCTGAAGAATTTAAACAAAAGGTAGTTAATGCTGATTTAAATGATGAGGGATCTCTTCGATATCTAACACTAAGATTCAATGTTCCTGCTGTATCAACTGTAAGTTATTGGATAATGAAGTATACTGAGGGTAAAAGTAGTAAGAGTTACAGTACGAAACCCGAGGTGTACACTATGAAAATGAGAAAAACAACGACCAGTGAGCGAATAGAAATTGTCAAGGATTGTTTATCCAATAACTTATCATATGTGCAAACAGCAAAAAAATATCAAGTATCTTATAATAACGTTTACTCATGGGTTCAAAAATATAAAAAAACATGGAAGTGA
- a CDS encoding IS256-like element IS1542 family transposase — translation MTQVHFTLNNEEVQSIIEHSVKDEVSKNILTTVFNQLMENQRTEYIQADDYERSESRQSQRNGYYERDFTTRVGTLELKVPRTRDGEFSPTVFERYQRNEKALLASMLEMYVSGVSTRKVSKIVEELCGKSVSKSFVSSLTEQLDPMVNEWQNRSLSGTSYPYLMTDVLYIKVREDHRVLSKSCHIAIGITEGGDREIIGFMIQNEESDDTWSIFFEYLKERGLQGTELIISDAHKGLVSAIRKSFTNASWQRCQVHFLRNIFSSIPKKNSKPFREAVKAIFKFTDIELARTAKNALVGEYIDQSKYTKACETLDNGFEDAFQYTVIGNGHNRLKSTNLLERLNQEVRRREKIIRIFPNRTSANRLIGAVLIDLHDEWLSSTRKYIKFDQ, via the coding sequence ATGACCCAAGTACATTTTACACTGAACAACGAAGAGGTTCAAAGTATTATTGAACATTCGGTAAAAGATGAAGTTTCTAAAAATATTTTGACCACTGTTTTCAACCAATTGATGGAAAATCAACGAACAGAATATATTCAAGCCGATGACTATGAACGTTCAGAAAGTCGTCAGAGTCAAAGAAATGGCTATTATGAGCGAGACTTTACGACTCGTGTGGGCACACTCGAGTTAAAAGTGCCTAGAACACGTGATGGTGAATTTTCACCGACGGTGTTTGAGCGTTATCAGCGAAATGAAAAGGCACTGCTCGCTTCAATGCTTGAGATGTATGTTTCAGGCGTTTCGACACGTAAAGTTTCAAAGATTGTTGAAGAGCTATGTGGAAAATCGGTATCGAAATCTTTTGTTTCTAGCCTGACTGAGCAGTTAGACCCGATGGTCAACGAATGGCAGAACCGTTCACTCTCAGGTACGAGTTATCCTTATCTGATGACTGATGTTCTCTACATAAAAGTCCGTGAGGACCATCGAGTGCTTTCTAAAAGCTGCCATATTGCGATCGGGATAACAGAAGGTGGTGATCGTGAAATCATTGGCTTCATGATCCAAAATGAAGAAAGTGATGACACATGGTCCATCTTCTTTGAATACTTAAAAGAACGCGGTCTACAGGGGACAGAACTCATCATTTCTGATGCCCATAAAGGCCTAGTGTCTGCAATTCGTAAGTCATTTACCAACGCGAGTTGGCAGAGATGCCAGGTCCATTTTTTAAGAAACATCTTCAGTTCCATTCCAAAAAAGAATTCAAAACCGTTTAGAGAAGCAGTAAAAGCGATCTTTAAGTTTACGGATATTGAACTCGCTCGAACAGCTAAGAATGCCTTAGTCGGTGAATATATCGACCAGTCTAAATATACAAAAGCTTGCGAAACATTGGATAATGGCTTCGAAGATGCCTTTCAATACACGGTTATCGGAAATGGTCACAATCGGCTAAAAAGCACCAACCTTCTTGAACGACTGAACCAGGAAGTCCGCAGAAGAGAAAAGATTATTCGGATTTTTCCCAACCGAACGTCTGCCAATCGATTAATTGGAGCTGTCCTTATAGACCTTCATGACGAATGGCTCAGTTCTACAAGAAAATATATTAAGTTTGATCAATGA
- a CDS encoding lipopolysaccharide biosynthesis protein, with protein sequence MKSLKVNQLKSGVLLSYFSKIIQIVVGILYTPIMIRLLGQSEYGLYNIAASIIAYLGVLNLGFGSAYMRFYSRYREKGNRQEIANLNGMFLEIFIGLGVLAVIAGIILAFNIDLIFGPSLTPSEIEIARILVLILDINLAFSFVTVIFTTYIQANERFVVQYLLVIANQITTPLVNLPLLLMGFGSIGLVVGTAVVNIVINIITMIYAFKRLDMVISFKNFDKELFKEMSNFSFFIFINMVVDQINNNVDKTILGRYQGTAAVAIYSVGANLNTYYTQLSTSISSVFTPRVHRMEFNNASDSEITNLFVKVGRIQFILLSFVCLGFIFFGKSFISIWAGSNYTESYYVAVILMVTITIPLIQNLGIEIQRAKNKHHFRSWLYLGMAVGNVFISIPLSQKYGAIGVTIGTGLSYIIGNGLLMNLYNHSVIGIDIKSFWKEILSFIPALIMPVIVGILISVFVHIDSIISLIVFGLIYSFAFAISMWTLGFNDFERNLILRKPS encoded by the coding sequence ATGAAGAGTTTGAAAGTTAATCAATTAAAGAGCGGAGTATTGTTGTCATATTTCTCAAAAATTATACAAATAGTAGTTGGTATTTTGTATACACCAATTATGATTCGTTTATTGGGGCAAAGTGAATATGGTCTATATAATATTGCAGCCTCAATTATTGCTTATCTGGGTGTATTGAACTTAGGTTTTGGAAGCGCATATATGAGATTTTACTCCAGATATAGGGAAAAAGGTAATAGACAAGAAATAGCGAATTTGAATGGAATGTTTCTTGAGATATTTATAGGGTTAGGTGTTTTGGCCGTAATAGCTGGAATTATCCTAGCATTTAATATAGATTTAATTTTCGGTCCTAGTTTAACACCTAGTGAAATTGAAATTGCTAGAATTCTAGTTTTGATACTTGATATTAATTTAGCATTTTCATTTGTTACAGTAATTTTTACTACATACATCCAAGCTAATGAACGATTTGTTGTACAATATTTGTTGGTAATTGCTAATCAAATCACTACACCCTTAGTAAATTTGCCCTTATTATTGATGGGATTTGGCTCGATAGGCTTGGTAGTCGGAACGGCCGTAGTAAATATTGTAATTAATATTATTACGATGATATACGCATTTAAGAGGTTAGATATGGTTATATCATTCAAAAACTTTGATAAGGAATTATTTAAAGAAATGTCAAATTTCTCTTTTTTCATTTTTATAAATATGGTTGTAGACCAAATTAATAATAATGTTGATAAAACCATATTGGGCCGGTATCAAGGTACGGCTGCTGTTGCGATTTATAGTGTGGGAGCTAATTTGAATACATACTATACACAACTTTCTACCTCTATATCTTCGGTTTTTACACCAAGAGTACATCGAATGGAATTCAATAATGCAAGTGATTCTGAAATCACCAATCTCTTTGTAAAAGTCGGACGAATTCAATTTATACTACTGTCTTTTGTTTGCCTAGGGTTTATTTTTTTTGGAAAATCGTTTATTAGTATTTGGGCAGGTTCAAATTACACTGAATCTTATTATGTAGCTGTGATTTTGATGGTTACTATTACTATACCTTTAATTCAAAATTTAGGCATTGAAATTCAAAGAGCGAAAAATAAACATCACTTTAGATCATGGCTATACCTGGGTATGGCAGTTGGGAACGTGTTTATTTCTATACCACTTTCTCAGAAATACGGAGCTATTGGAGTCACTATTGGAACTGGACTATCCTATATAATTGGAAATGGACTTTTGATGAATTTGTATAATCACTCTGTAATAGGGATTGATATTAAAAGCTTCTGGAAGGAAATTTTGAGTTTTATTCCAGCACTAATTATGCCAGTGATTGTCGGTATTCTAATAAGCGTCTTCGTTCACATCGATTCTATAATCAGCTTAATAGTATTTGGCTTAATTTACTCTTTTGCATTTGCTATTTCTATGTGGACATTAGGCTTTAATGATTTTGAGAGAAACTTGATTTTAAGGAAACCTAGTTAG
- the istA gene encoding IS21 family transposase, whose translation MRRDIREGVKKHMIDGIKPNYTALAEQYGCDYRTVKAAYEEALQGNKPKTRRTYPSKLDSFKQIIDIKLEDQCTAKSIFKFIQKKGFDGSYSLVRDYCRGVKKERIQKATVRVEYTPGLSAQIDWKEEMRLISSQGEVFRFNIFLYILPYSKKKFITLTFDRKQDTLFECMNDAFYNTGGVPEEIWFDNMKTVVDRSRTQFSQVHLNDRFYSFSKDAGFRTMVCRPFRPQTKGSVEALARTMDRLRVYNHEFYDSTDLIRIVDELCDELNSEVSQATDEIPDILWKINEKEHLHKLKDDLLNPYFEDFIRRKVTKEAMVIFRKCRYSVDPRYIGKEVDLDLSENEEYVHIYYNGEQIRSHPLTTKRLNYNQEDLVQILKSDVMSHKEEDDIQEHIKRSLKQYDLLEVPSNEQ comes from the coding sequence ATGAGAAGAGATATCAGAGAAGGAGTGAAAAAACATATGATTGATGGCATAAAGCCCAATTATACTGCGTTAGCGGAACAATACGGATGTGACTATCGTACGGTTAAAGCAGCGTATGAAGAAGCGTTACAAGGTAATAAACCTAAAACAAGGAGGACATATCCGAGTAAATTAGATTCATTCAAACAAATCATAGATATTAAGTTAGAAGATCAATGTACCGCTAAAAGTATCTTCAAATTCATACAAAAGAAAGGGTTCGATGGGAGTTACAGTCTTGTTAGAGACTATTGCCGTGGAGTGAAAAAAGAACGGATACAGAAAGCAACGGTACGCGTCGAATATACGCCTGGTCTTTCAGCACAAATCGATTGGAAAGAAGAAATGCGACTGATAAGCAGTCAGGGAGAAGTCTTCCGCTTTAATATTTTCCTTTATATATTGCCCTACTCAAAGAAGAAATTTATTACGCTTACCTTTGATCGTAAACAAGATACATTGTTTGAGTGCATGAATGATGCCTTTTATAACACCGGTGGTGTTCCAGAAGAAATATGGTTCGATAATATGAAAACTGTCGTCGACCGGTCACGAACTCAATTCTCTCAGGTTCATTTAAACGATCGCTTCTATTCTTTTAGTAAAGATGCAGGGTTCAGAACAATGGTCTGTCGTCCTTTTCGCCCCCAAACAAAAGGCAGCGTAGAAGCTCTCGCCAGAACAATGGACCGGTTACGGGTTTACAATCATGAATTTTATGATTCGACAGACCTCATTCGAATCGTTGACGAACTTTGTGATGAATTAAATTCGGAAGTGTCTCAAGCAACGGACGAGATTCCTGATATACTTTGGAAAATTAATGAAAAAGAGCACCTCCATAAGCTAAAAGATGACTTGTTAAATCCTTATTTTGAAGACTTTATTCGCCGTAAAGTCACAAAGGAAGCAATGGTCATTTTCCGCAAATGTAGGTACTCTGTAGACCCTCGTTATATCGGAAAAGAAGTTGACTTGGATCTTTCCGAAAACGAAGAGTACGTGCACATTTATTATAACGGAGAACAGATTCGTTCGCACCCACTTACCACAAAAAGATTGAACTATAACCAAGAAGATTTGGTTCAGATACTTAAATCAGATGTCATGAGCCACAAAGAAGAAGATGACATCCAAGAACATATTAAACGAAGTTTAAAGCAATATGATTTACTGGAGGTGCCTTCGAATGAGCAGTAA
- a CDS encoding IS3 family transposase — translation MKKARGDRKRVDIKRARYEAEFQTISCLKEKGFKITLLCQVLGVSRAGYYKWLKRKPTAEEIRLNNIMKTIIDVNEEVNGIYGYRRMTIYLNHYCEEKANHKCVYRVMTHLGIKSVIRKKRYHYKPHKPQNVAENVLNREFKKTYKANEVLLTDVTELKYNNHSKAYLSAVLDYGEKKIIAWKLGISNNNHLVAETFKQIEGQLLPNKTLIHSDRGYQYTSHWFKEYIKRNEVIQSMSRPGYCIDNGPMESFWGILKDECYRRRHFGCKEQL, via the coding sequence ATTAAAAAAGCTCGAGGAGATAGAAAGAGGGTCGATATTAAAAGAGCACGATATGAAGCGGAATTTCAAACCATCTCCTGCCTCAAAGAAAAAGGATTCAAAATAACTCTTTTATGTCAGGTATTAGGGGTTAGTCGTGCTGGATATTATAAGTGGTTAAAACGAAAGCCGACGGCTGAGGAAATACGCTTAAATAATATCATGAAGACAATTATTGACGTGAATGAAGAAGTTAATGGTATATATGGATATAGGAGAATGACAATTTATTTGAATCACTATTGTGAGGAGAAAGCTAATCATAAATGTGTATACAGAGTAATGACTCATTTAGGTATAAAATCAGTTATTCGTAAGAAACGATACCACTATAAACCGCATAAACCACAAAATGTAGCTGAAAATGTGTTAAATCGCGAATTCAAAAAAACGTATAAAGCAAATGAAGTCCTGTTAACTGATGTAACAGAATTAAAATACAATAACCACTCTAAAGCCTATTTGAGTGCAGTTTTGGATTATGGTGAGAAGAAAATTATTGCGTGGAAATTAGGAATTTCCAATAACAACCACCTCGTAGCTGAAACATTTAAGCAAATTGAAGGTCAACTGTTACCAAATAAGACCTTGATACATAGTGATCGTGGTTATCAGTATACTTCCCATTGGTTCAAAGAATATATAAAGAGAAATGAGGTTATACAAAGTATGTCGAGACCAGGCTATTGTATTGATAACGGACCTATGGAAAGTTTCTGGGGCATCCTTAAGGATGAGTGTTATAGAAGAAGACATTTTGGATGTAAAGAACAGTTATAA